One genomic segment of Christensenellaceae bacterium 44-20 includes these proteins:
- a CDS encoding CoB--CoM heterodisulfide reductase iron-sulfur subunit A family protein, with the protein MQRIGVFVCHCGTNIAGTVDVKAVAQALKNEPGVVFSTDYQYMCSQAGQDIIKAAIAEHQLSGIVVCSCSPRMHEATFRKTAAAAGLNPYMVEIANIREQCSWVHKEMPIGTEKAIILGKAAVAKVNLNAPLTPGESPVTKRALVIGGGIAGIQTALDIADAGFPVDIVETKPTIGGKMAQLDKTFPTLDCAACILTPKMVDVAQNENVRIFSYSEVTDVKGFVGNFEVTIKRKARFVKEDVCTGCGACTEKCPQKKVPNEFNLGMDNRRAIYIPFAQAVPKVATIDPNYCTMLQKGKCGLCAKVCTAGAIDYQAKDEFIQEKYGAIVVATGFNPISMEKFDEFAYAQSKDVITSLELERLMNAAGPTGGTLLRPSDGEHPHTIVFVQCVGSRCEACAEKGKEYCSKICCMYTAKHAMLIRDKYPDTDVYVFYIDVRTPGKNFDEFYRRAVEEYGVHYIKGMVGKVSPEGGKLKVQASDLLDGKQLHIDADLVVLAAAIEPDKSARPLATMLTASMDTNDFFTEAHPKLRPVESPTAGVFLSGTCQGPKDIPETVSQAGAAASKVIGLLCKDKLTGNPCVAHSDELMCNGCSTCERVCPYGAISYQEKEFRMPDRTTKIRRIAVVNEAVCQGCGACTVACMSGAMDLRGFLNKQIMAEVDAICK; encoded by the coding sequence ATGCAGAGAATTGGAGTATTTGTCTGCCATTGCGGCACGAATATCGCCGGGACGGTAGATGTCAAAGCAGTCGCCCAGGCGCTGAAAAACGAGCCGGGCGTCGTCTTCTCCACGGATTATCAATATATGTGCTCCCAGGCAGGCCAGGATATCATCAAAGCCGCCATCGCCGAGCACCAGCTTTCGGGCATTGTCGTCTGCTCCTGCTCGCCGCGTATGCACGAGGCGACGTTCCGCAAGACGGCGGCCGCCGCAGGGCTCAACCCCTATATGGTGGAAATCGCCAATATCCGGGAGCAGTGCTCCTGGGTGCATAAGGAGATGCCCATCGGAACCGAGAAAGCAATCATTTTGGGCAAGGCGGCTGTGGCAAAAGTCAACCTGAACGCCCCGCTGACGCCGGGTGAGAGCCCGGTTACCAAGCGCGCGCTGGTCATTGGCGGCGGCATCGCCGGCATCCAGACGGCTCTTGATATTGCAGACGCTGGCTTCCCGGTGGATATCGTGGAGACCAAGCCCACCATCGGCGGCAAAATGGCGCAGCTCGATAAAACCTTCCCGACGCTGGACTGCGCGGCCTGCATCCTGACGCCCAAGATGGTGGATGTGGCCCAGAATGAAAACGTCCGCATCTTCTCATATTCGGAAGTTACGGATGTCAAAGGTTTTGTGGGCAATTTCGAGGTTACCATCAAGCGCAAGGCGCGCTTCGTGAAAGAAGACGTCTGCACGGGCTGCGGCGCCTGCACGGAGAAGTGTCCCCAGAAAAAAGTGCCCAACGAATTTAACCTGGGCATGGATAACCGCCGCGCCATCTATATCCCGTTCGCTCAGGCAGTGCCCAAGGTGGCGACGATTGACCCGAACTACTGCACCATGCTGCAAAAGGGCAAATGCGGCCTTTGCGCAAAGGTCTGCACGGCCGGGGCCATCGATTATCAGGCAAAGGACGAGTTCATTCAGGAGAAATACGGCGCTATCGTCGTGGCGACGGGCTTCAACCCCATCTCCATGGAGAAGTTCGACGAGTTCGCCTATGCGCAGTCCAAAGACGTCATCACGTCCCTGGAGCTGGAGCGCCTGATGAACGCCGCCGGCCCCACGGGCGGCACGCTGCTGCGCCCCTCGGACGGCGAGCACCCGCATACCATCGTGTTTGTGCAGTGCGTCGGCTCCCGCTGTGAGGCCTGCGCGGAAAAGGGCAAGGAATACTGCTCGAAAATCTGCTGTATGTATACAGCCAAGCATGCCATGCTCATCCGGGATAAATATCCGGATACGGATGTGTATGTGTTCTATATCGATGTCCGCACGCCGGGCAAGAACTTCGATGAGTTCTACCGCCGGGCGGTGGAGGAATACGGCGTGCACTATATCAAAGGCATGGTGGGCAAAGTCTCCCCGGAGGGCGGCAAGCTGAAAGTGCAGGCTTCCGACCTGCTGGACGGCAAGCAGCTGCATATCGATGCAGACCTGGTCGTGCTGGCGGCGGCCATCGAGCCGGACAAATCCGCCCGCCCGCTGGCCACTATGCTCACGGCCAGCATGGATACCAACGATTTCTTCACCGAGGCGCATCCCAAGCTGCGCCCTGTGGAAAGCCCGACGGCCGGCGTGTTCCTCTCGGGAACCTGCCAGGGCCCCAAGGATATTCCCGAAACCGTCTCCCAGGCAGGGGCGGCGGCCTCCAAGGTCATCGGCCTGCTCTGCAAGGATAAGCTCACGGGCAACCCCTGCGTGGCGCATTCGGATGAGCTGATGTGCAACGGCTGCTCCACCTGCGAGAGAGTCTGCCCCTACGGCGCCATCTCCTATCAGGAGAAGGAGTTTAGAATGCCGGATCGGACGACGAAAATCCGCCGCATTGCCGTGGTCAACGAGGCGGTTTGCCAGGGCTGCGGCGCCTGCACGGTGGCCTGCATGTCTGGCGCGATGGATCTTCGGGGCTTTTTGAACAAACAGATTATGGCGGAGGTAGACGCGATATGCAAGTAA
- a CDS encoding hydrogenase iron-sulfur subunit has protein sequence MQVKEYKPLIVAFCCNWCSYAGADLAGNNRLNYPAEVKIIRVPCSCRVNPMFILRAFQRGADGVILCGCHPGDCHYTSGNYYTRRRMALLFSMLDYLGIERERTRVEWVSAAEGAKFAATMNDFAEKVASLGENKRLEDLRCKK, from the coding sequence ATGCAAGTAAAGGAATATAAACCGCTGATTGTGGCATTTTGCTGCAACTGGTGCTCCTATGCCGGCGCAGACCTCGCCGGAAACAACCGGCTGAACTACCCGGCGGAAGTCAAGATCATCCGGGTGCCCTGCTCCTGCAGGGTCAATCCCATGTTCATTCTGCGGGCGTTTCAGCGCGGGGCAGACGGCGTGATTCTCTGCGGCTGCCATCCGGGCGACTGCCACTATACCTCCGGCAACTACTATACGCGCCGCCGTATGGCGCTGCTCTTCTCCATGCTGGATTACCTCGGCATCGAGCGGGAGCGCACCCGGGTCGAATGGGTCTCGGCGGCAGAGGGCGCAAAATTTGCCGCAACCATGAACGATTTCGCGGAGAAAGTCGCTTCTCTGGGCGAAAACAAGAGATTGGAGGATTTGCGATGCAAGAAATAA
- a CDS encoding 4Fe-4S dicluster domain-containing protein, with protein sequence MQEINCEVLVSKAAELLEKGTVDRVLGWKAGEFDYDITPAVFYSEQELRDGFVWNDFCGANFSKYLIKETGKSENKVLVFLKPCDTYSFNQLLTEHRFDREKVYAVGVPCNGMLDIGKVRQSAEGIAAVREEGGKVVVDTLYDGSISLDREALLPDRCINCKSKKHAAYDELLGEEGEVVSSARFDEVEKLERMTPDERFAFWQGELSRCIRCNACRDVCPACTCEKCVFDNPASGVENKAAANSFEEKMFHVIRAFHVAGRCTDCGECSRVCPQHIPLHLLNRKFIKDIDSFYGEYQAGAEAGSRAPIVDYKTDDLEPAEAVERGGEHA encoded by the coding sequence ATGCAAGAAATAAACTGCGAAGTTCTCGTCTCCAAAGCAGCAGAACTGCTGGAAAAGGGCACGGTAGACCGCGTGCTGGGCTGGAAAGCCGGAGAATTTGATTACGATATCACGCCTGCGGTGTTTTACTCCGAGCAGGAGCTGAGGGATGGTTTCGTCTGGAACGATTTCTGCGGCGCGAATTTCTCCAAATACCTGATCAAAGAGACGGGCAAAAGCGAGAATAAGGTGCTGGTGTTCCTAAAGCCCTGCGATACCTATAGCTTCAACCAGCTGCTGACCGAGCACCGCTTCGACCGCGAAAAGGTCTATGCTGTGGGCGTCCCCTGCAATGGGATGCTGGATATCGGCAAAGTCAGGCAGAGCGCGGAAGGCATTGCGGCTGTGCGCGAAGAGGGCGGCAAGGTTGTCGTGGATACCCTCTACGACGGCAGCATCTCCCTGGATCGGGAGGCGCTTTTGCCGGATCGCTGCATCAACTGCAAATCCAAAAAGCACGCCGCCTACGACGAACTGCTGGGCGAAGAGGGCGAGGTTGTCAGCTCCGCGCGGTTTGATGAAGTGGAAAAGCTGGAGCGCATGACGCCGGATGAGCGCTTTGCCTTCTGGCAGGGCGAGCTTTCCCGCTGTATCCGGTGCAATGCCTGCCGGGATGTCTGCCCGGCCTGCACCTGCGAAAAGTGCGTGTTCGATAACCCGGCTTCGGGCGTGGAAAACAAGGCCGCGGCCAACTCCTTCGAGGAGAAGATGTTCCATGTGATCCGCGCGTTCCATGTGGCCGGCCGCTGTACGGACTGCGGCGAGTGCTCCCGGGTCTGCCCCCAGCATATCCCGCTGCACCTGCTCAACCGCAAGTTCATCAAGGATATCGATTCCTTCTACGGCGAATATCAGGCGGGGGCGGAGGCCGGCAGCCGCGCGCCCATCGTGGATTATAAGACGGACGATCTCGAGCCGGCGGAAGCTGTGGAAAGAGGTGGCGAACATGCGTAA
- a CDS encoding 4Fe-4S dicluster domain-containing protein, with translation MRKISLSKLDALFEEIAAAYALYLPVDTKAGAKFERWEAGKTLSDALNTVRSAKDFFFPQTENLMDFKMEGKNIEVIDTRSESEDFVLFGVRACDVKSFEVLDRVFLSEPADTYYQNRREHGVILSLACTKLVETCFCGTFGIDAASPEGDVVCHKTEDALYLDAKTEKGQKLMAALESVTQEADASAVDAQKELIRERMAKLPLANLSADAFGDGKTSEFFDAPEWSELSQSCLGCGTCTFVCPTCQCYDIKDFNTGHGVKRFRCWDSCMYSEFTKMSAGQPRLTQMERFRQRFMHKLVYYPTNNDGLFSCVGCGRCVAKCPIQMNIVKVMKKLGGREND, from the coding sequence ATGCGTAAAATATCGCTCAGTAAACTGGATGCGCTCTTTGAGGAAATTGCGGCCGCTTATGCGCTGTATCTACCTGTGGATACCAAGGCTGGCGCCAAGTTCGAGCGGTGGGAAGCGGGCAAAACGCTTTCCGATGCCCTGAATACCGTGCGCAGCGCCAAGGATTTCTTCTTCCCCCAGACAGAAAACCTGATGGATTTCAAGATGGAGGGCAAGAACATCGAGGTCATCGATACCCGCAGTGAAAGCGAGGATTTCGTCCTCTTCGGCGTGCGCGCCTGCGATGTGAAGAGCTTTGAAGTGCTGGATCGCGTGTTCCTCTCCGAGCCAGCAGATACCTACTATCAGAACCGCCGGGAGCATGGCGTCATCCTGTCCCTGGCATGCACCAAGCTGGTGGAGACCTGCTTCTGCGGCACGTTCGGCATTGATGCGGCTTCGCCGGAGGGAGATGTCGTCTGCCATAAGACGGAGGACGCCCTCTATCTGGACGCCAAAACGGAAAAGGGCCAGAAGCTGATGGCCGCGCTGGAGAGCGTAACGCAGGAGGCTGATGCGTCGGCTGTGGATGCACAAAAGGAGCTCATTCGAGAGAGAATGGCAAAGCTCCCGCTGGCAAACCTCTCGGCAGATGCCTTTGGCGACGGCAAAACCTCGGAGTTTTTTGATGCCCCCGAGTGGAGCGAGCTTTCGCAGTCCTGCCTGGGCTGCGGGACGTGCACCTTCGTCTGCCCGACCTGCCAGTGCTACGATATCAAAGATTTCAACACCGGCCATGGCGTCAAGCGGTTCCGGTGCTGGGATTCCTGCATGTATTCCGAGTTCACCAAGATGTCGGCAGGCCAGCCCCGGCTGACGCAGATGGAGCGGTTCCGCCAGCGCTTCATGCATAAGCTGGTCTATTATCCCACGAACAACGACGGCCTGTTCTCCTGCGTCGGCTGCGGCCGCTGTGTGGCAAAATGCCCGATTCAGATGAATATCGTCAAGGTCATGAAAAAACTAGGAGGGCGCGAGAATGACTAA
- a CDS encoding FAD/NAD(P)-binding protein, whose amino-acid sequence MTNQKEPLIPAVGVVTDIRMDTPDVKTFRVVTPEGKKAFDHKPGQCAMLSIPGVGEAMFSITSSPTNTEFMEFSIKKCGCVTDWLHSMEVGQQITIRGPYGNAFPVDTEFAGKDMLFIAGGIGLAPLRSVINYCRHYRDRYGKIDIVYGSRSMQDLVDYQEIIDEWSQDAGVNVYLTIDREQPEWDGHVGFVPNYVKELGFSTDKIAVLCGPPIMIKFTLAGLQELGFDKTQVYTTMELRMKCGIGKCGRCNIGAKYVCKDGPVFRCDQLDELPDEY is encoded by the coding sequence ATGACTAATCAAAAAGAGCCGCTGATCCCTGCCGTTGGCGTCGTAACGGATATCCGCATGGATACGCCGGATGTCAAAACCTTCCGCGTCGTGACGCCCGAGGGCAAAAAGGCCTTTGATCATAAGCCGGGGCAGTGCGCGATGCTTTCCATCCCCGGGGTGGGAGAGGCGATGTTTTCCATCACCTCCTCGCCGACGAACACAGAATTCATGGAATTTTCCATCAAGAAATGCGGCTGTGTGACGGATTGGCTGCATTCCATGGAAGTGGGCCAGCAGATCACCATCCGCGGGCCGTATGGCAATGCCTTCCCGGTGGATACCGAGTTCGCCGGCAAAGATATGCTGTTCATCGCGGGCGGCATCGGCCTTGCGCCGCTGCGCTCTGTCATCAACTATTGCCGCCACTACCGCGACCGCTACGGCAAGATCGATATCGTCTATGGCTCCCGCAGTATGCAGGATTTGGTAGATTACCAGGAGATCATCGACGAGTGGAGCCAGGATGCGGGCGTCAATGTCTATCTGACCATCGACCGCGAACAGCCCGAGTGGGATGGCCATGTGGGCTTTGTCCCAAATTATGTCAAAGAGCTGGGCTTCTCGACGGATAAAATTGCCGTGCTCTGCGGCCCGCCCATCATGATCAAGTTCACGCTTGCCGGGCTTCAGGAGCTGGGCTTCGATAAAACCCAGGTCTATACCACCATGGAGCTGCGCATGAAGTGCGGCATCGGAAAATGCGGGCGCTGCAATATCGGCGCGAAATACGTCTGCAAAGATGGCCCGGTTTTCCGCTGCGATCAGCTAGATGAGCTTCCGGATGAATACTAA
- a CDS encoding 4Fe-4S dicluster domain-containing protein → MENMVNIYLFGKQYRVPGDLTIMRAMEYAGYQLVRGCGCRNGFCGACATIYRIKGDRELKTCLACQTKVEDNMYIATLPFFPLVKEVYDIEKVKPTEQIMMQLYPEIYACVGCNACTKSCTQDLNVMQYIAYAQRGEFEKCAEESFDCVMCGVCSSRCPAGISHPQVAMLARRLNGKYLAPKTQHLENRVQEIKDGTFTELIEALMGKPVEELKELYNNREIEK, encoded by the coding sequence ATGGAAAACATGGTAAATATCTATCTGTTTGGCAAACAGTATCGCGTCCCGGGGGATTTGACGATCATGCGCGCCATGGAATATGCTGGCTATCAGCTGGTGCGCGGCTGCGGCTGCCGCAACGGCTTCTGCGGTGCCTGCGCGACGATCTACCGCATCAAAGGGGATAGAGAGCTCAAAACCTGCCTGGCCTGCCAGACCAAAGTCGAAGATAATATGTATATCGCGACGCTTCCCTTCTTCCCGCTGGTCAAGGAAGTGTACGACATCGAGAAAGTAAAGCCGACCGAGCAGATCATGATGCAGCTCTACCCCGAGATTTACGCCTGCGTGGGCTGCAATGCCTGCACCAAGAGCTGTACGCAGGATCTGAACGTCATGCAGTATATCGCCTATGCCCAGCGCGGCGAATTCGAGAAATGCGCCGAGGAATCTTTCGACTGCGTCATGTGCGGCGTGTGTTCCTCCCGCTGCCCGGCAGGCATCTCGCATCCGCAGGTCGCCATGCTGGCCCGGCGGCTCAACGGCAAATACCTGGCCCCCAAGACGCAGCATCTGGAAAACCGCGTCCAGGAGATCAAAGACGGCACGTTTACCGAGCTCATCGAGGCGCTGATGGGCAAACCGGTGGAAGAGCTCAAAGAGCTGTATAACAACAGAGAGATCGAGAAGTAG
- a CDS encoding FAD-binding protein, which produces MYAKQFQESLKAVEAAREANIAYEPARMTAQQKEDLLAAYHPDYRKSEFTTLKIGPNKGEQVPHELCEMLQAHSRISAADVDLSDIRYDVDVLIIGGGGAGASAAIEADNAGAKAMIVTKLRMGDANTMMAEGGIQAADKPNDSPAIHFVDAFGGGHYAAKRELLAKLVCDAPEAIQWLNNLGVEFDKAPDGEMITTHGGGTSRKRMHAAKDYSGAEIMRTLRDEVLNRGIPVVDFTSAIELILDENGNAAGAVLMNMETQELMVARAKTVIIATGGAGRMHYQGFPTSNHYGATADGLVLGYRAGAKLLYADTLQYHPTGAAFPQQIFGALVTEKVRSLGAKLVNREGKVFMHPLETRDVAAASIIRECSDRQEGVDTGSGQAVWLDTPMIEAIGGEGTIEARIPAMMRMFAKYGIDIRKEPILVYPTLHYQNGGLDIDVSGMTTNVGNLFVAGEAVGGIHGRNRLMGNSLLDIIVFGRNAGTNAAAKAREVSVGKLTLDHIAKFDAEREAAGVETDAVSPKLLPDYRRK; this is translated from the coding sequence ATGTATGCAAAACAGTTTCAGGAATCTTTAAAGGCGGTGGAAGCCGCAAGAGAGGCAAACATTGCCTATGAGCCCGCCCGGATGACGGCCCAGCAGAAGGAAGACCTGCTGGCCGCCTATCACCCGGATTATCGCAAAAGCGAGTTCACGACGCTGAAAATCGGCCCAAACAAGGGCGAGCAGGTTCCCCACGAGCTCTGCGAGATGCTCCAGGCCCATAGCCGCATTTCCGCGGCGGATGTGGATCTCTCGGATATCCGCTACGATGTGGATGTGCTCATCATCGGCGGCGGCGGCGCCGGCGCTTCGGCGGCCATCGAGGCGGATAACGCCGGCGCCAAGGCCATGATCGTCACCAAGCTGCGCATGGGCGATGCCAATACCATGATGGCAGAGGGCGGCATCCAGGCGGCGGATAAGCCGAACGATTCCCCGGCCATTCACTTTGTGGATGCCTTTGGCGGCGGCCACTATGCCGCAAAGCGCGAGCTGCTGGCCAAGCTGGTCTGCGATGCGCCGGAGGCCATCCAGTGGCTGAACAATTTGGGCGTGGAGTTCGATAAAGCGCCGGACGGAGAGATGATTACGACGCATGGCGGCGGCACCTCCAGAAAGCGCATGCACGCCGCGAAAGATTATTCCGGCGCAGAGATCATGCGCACACTGCGGGACGAAGTGCTCAACCGCGGCATCCCGGTGGTGGATTTCACCTCGGCCATCGAGCTGATTTTGGATGAAAACGGCAACGCTGCCGGAGCTGTGCTCATGAATATGGAAACCCAGGAGCTGATGGTGGCCCGGGCCAAAACCGTCATCATCGCAACGGGCGGCGCCGGGCGTATGCACTACCAGGGCTTCCCGACTTCCAACCACTACGGCGCCACGGCAGACGGCCTGGTGCTGGGCTACCGCGCAGGGGCCAAGCTGCTCTACGCGGATACCCTCCAGTACCACCCGACGGGCGCTGCCTTCCCGCAGCAGATCTTCGGCGCGCTGGTAACCGAAAAAGTGCGCTCGCTGGGCGCCAAGCTGGTCAACCGGGAGGGAAAAGTGTTCATGCACCCGCTGGAGACCAGAGACGTCGCCGCGGCCTCCATCATCCGGGAGTGTTCGGATCGCCAGGAGGGCGTGGATACGGGCAGCGGCCAGGCAGTCTGGCTGGATACGCCCATGATCGAGGCGATTGGCGGCGAGGGCACCATCGAAGCCCGCATCCCGGCCATGATGCGCATGTTCGCCAAATACGGTATCGATATCCGCAAAGAGCCCATCCTCGTCTACCCCACGCTGCACTACCAGAACGGCGGCCTGGATATCGATGTGAGCGGCATGACGACGAACGTCGGGAACCTGTTCGTGGCCGGCGAAGCGGTGGGGGGCATCCATGGCAGAAACCGCCTGATGGGCAACTCCCTGTTAGATATCATCGTCTTTGGGCGCAACGCCGGGACGAATGCCGCGGCCAAGGCTAGGGAAGTGAGCGTGGGCAAGCTGACGCTGGATCACATCGCAAAGTTCGATGCAGAGCGCGAGGCCGCCGGCGTCGAGACAGATGCCGTCTCGCCCAAACTCCTGCCCGATTACCGCAGAAAATAA
- a CDS encoding redox-sensing transcriptional repressor Rex codes for MKRAEVSRATLGRIPIYLEYLKNINRHTRNISATALAKELGLGEVQVRKDLGAVSGAGRPKTGYPVEQLIEELEAFLGCGKKRDNVVIVGAGKLGRALLDYGGFADYGLEIAAAFDIAVDESFRSNSGKPIYPMERFDDFCKNHPVKIGIITVPASQAQQVCDRLVLGGIRAIWCFAPCALCVPPEIPVQYENMALSLAYLNKKIG; via the coding sequence ATGAAACGAGCTGAAGTATCGCGCGCGACGCTGGGGCGCATCCCCATCTATTTGGAGTATTTAAAAAATATCAATCGCCATACGAGGAACATTTCAGCGACGGCTCTTGCCAAGGAACTGGGCCTGGGGGAAGTGCAGGTGCGCAAGGATTTGGGCGCTGTCAGCGGCGCGGGCAGGCCCAAAACCGGCTACCCTGTGGAGCAGCTCATAGAGGAGCTGGAGGCTTTTCTGGGATGCGGCAAAAAGCGCGATAATGTCGTCATCGTGGGCGCGGGCAAGCTGGGCCGGGCTCTGCTGGATTACGGCGGCTTTGCGGATTACGGGCTGGAAATCGCGGCGGCCTTTGATATCGCCGTAGACGAGAGCTTCCGGAGCAATTCCGGCAAACCCATCTACCCCATGGAGCGCTTCGACGATTTCTGCAAAAACCATCCTGTGAAAATCGGCATTATCACCGTGCCTGCGTCGCAGGCACAGCAGGTTTGCGACAGGCTTGTGCTGGGCGGCATCCGGGCCATCTGGTGCTTTGCACCCTGCGCGCTCTGCGTCCCGCCGGAAATCCCAGTCCAGTATGAGAATATGGCGCTCTCGCTGGCCTATCTGAATAAGAAAATCGGTTGA
- a CDS encoding TetR/AcrR family transcriptional regulator, whose amino-acid sequence MEYKEAIVQAAVALMEEGEKRPDEITVREICKRAGVGLGLVNYHFGSKEKLMELCIERMINRVVGQFEQAQEKIGGLAPLEKLDLLGNMTLNFLFEHDGISKISILTDMQTPRAGDNTHRTYQAYLPLVAACRPDWEEETVRRKTFCLITIMQQAFLRQEVVSQMLGIDLSTEEARQAFHAQILRDILEV is encoded by the coding sequence ATGGAGTATAAGGAAGCGATTGTGCAGGCGGCGGTTGCGCTCATGGAAGAGGGAGAAAAGCGCCCGGATGAGATCACCGTCCGGGAAATCTGCAAGAGGGCGGGCGTCGGGCTGGGGCTGGTGAACTATCATTTTGGCAGTAAAGAGAAGCTCATGGAACTGTGCATAGAGCGCATGATCAATCGCGTGGTCGGGCAATTTGAGCAGGCCCAGGAAAAAATTGGCGGGCTTGCGCCTTTGGAAAAGCTGGATTTGCTTGGCAATATGACGCTGAACTTCCTGTTTGAGCACGATGGCATCTCTAAAATTTCCATTCTTACCGATATGCAAACCCCCAGGGCCGGCGACAATACGCATCGAACCTATCAGGCATATCTGCCTCTGGTTGCGGCCTGCCGCCCTGATTGGGAGGAAGAGACTGTGAGGCGCAAGACCTTTTGCCTGATTACCATCATGCAGCAAGCGTTTTTGCGGCAGGAAGTTGTATCCCAGATGCTGGGTATCGATTTGAGCACAGAAGAAGCCCGCCAGGCTTTTCACGCGCAGATCCTGCGCGATATTCTGGAGGTGTAG
- a CDS encoding NAD(P)H-dependent oxidoreductase: protein MKIAVINGTEKHGATCRLKEIFLSAFREGAEIEEFYLPRDCPGFCTGCISCVLKGESACKDAEKIGTIERALLQADLIVMASPAYVFHATGAMKALLDHFAYRWMPHRPAPELFGKRAVILTQCLGAGAKSAAKDIRHSLSWWGISKIGVFTGALMGDVAWDKLPARRQAKLTRKIQALSQKFAHIDYAWPARTSLMTKVKFEFCRKMQKNLYQKNPEYLDAKYWAQQGWLGRSRPWKCA, encoded by the coding sequence ATGAAAATTGCAGTGATAAACGGAACAGAAAAACACGGTGCAACCTGCCGGCTGAAAGAAATCTTCCTGTCTGCATTCAGGGAAGGAGCGGAAATTGAGGAATTTTATCTTCCAAGGGACTGCCCGGGTTTCTGCACCGGATGCATCAGCTGTGTATTAAAAGGAGAGAGCGCCTGCAAAGACGCGGAAAAAATCGGCACCATAGAACGCGCGCTTTTGCAGGCGGATTTGATTGTCATGGCTTCTCCGGCCTATGTTTTTCATGCCACTGGCGCCATGAAAGCACTGCTCGATCATTTCGCCTACCGCTGGATGCCCCATCGCCCTGCTCCCGAACTATTCGGCAAACGCGCAGTTATCTTAACGCAGTGCCTGGGCGCCGGAGCAAAGTCCGCCGCAAAGGATATCAGGCATAGCCTTTCCTGGTGGGGAATTTCCAAAATTGGCGTGTTTACGGGCGCCTTGATGGGCGATGTTGCCTGGGATAAGCTGCCTGCCCGCAGGCAGGCTAAGCTTACGCGGAAAATACAAGCGCTTTCCCAAAAATTTGCACACATCGATTATGCCTGGCCCGCGCGCACAAGTCTGATGACGAAGGTGAAGTTTGAATTTTGCCGCAAAATGCAAAAAAACCTGTATCAGAAGAACCCAGAGTATCTGGATGCCAAATACTGGGCGCAGCAGGGCTGGCTGGGCCGCTCCAGACCTTGGAAGTGCGCGTGA
- a CDS encoding GrpB family protein, which produces MQDLTKMSNEQLWALFPILLESHNPAWKEWYEQEAEQIRRAVGGGNVLRLSHVGSTSVPGLLAKPTVDILLEVSEKTQLEGMVAELERTGYLYAPQPQKPAPHMMLMKGYTPQGFAPKVFHLHVRYLADQDELYFRDYLRAHPEAAAEYAALKEQLGQRFRHDRDAYTDAKGPFVAKITQLGREAFPGRYLPQKA; this is translated from the coding sequence ATGCAGGATCTGACCAAAATGAGCAACGAACAGCTGTGGGCGCTGTTTCCCATTCTGCTGGAATCGCATAACCCCGCGTGGAAAGAGTGGTATGAGCAGGAAGCGGAGCAGATTCGCCGGGCTGTAGGCGGCGGGAATGTGTTGCGGCTAAGCCACGTCGGCAGCACGTCTGTGCCCGGCCTGCTGGCCAAGCCAACGGTGGATATTTTGCTGGAAGTATCTGAAAAAACTCAGCTGGAGGGCATGGTGGCCGAGCTGGAACGCACGGGGTATCTCTATGCGCCCCAGCCGCAAAAGCCCGCGCCGCATATGATGCTGATGAAGGGATATACCCCACAGGGCTTTGCGCCAAAGGTGTTTCACCTGCATGTGCGCTATCTGGCCGATCAGGACGAGCTCTATTTTAGGGATTACCTCCGGGCGCACCCGGAGGCGGCCGCAGAATATGCCGCCCTGAAGGAGCAGCTTGGCCAGCGCTTCCGGCACGACCGCGACGCCTATACCGACGCCAAAGGGCCGTTCGTCGCAAAGATAACACAGCTGGGAAGAGAAGCTTTTCCAGGCAGATATTTGCCCCAAAAGGCGTGA